A genomic segment from Nicotiana sylvestris chromosome 1, ASM39365v2, whole genome shotgun sequence encodes:
- the LOC104232853 gene encoding probable folate-biopterin transporter 8, chloroplastic isoform X1, which yields MVCSLVSSANPLFSNVQNFRKNQSLSCLNKFVSCCYQQNLYPKTHLIKIIGPQKKVEQVSLPNNVKKKCFFEEKIGFSQMGSQQNMAILCGVGYWVQGFRCFPWLALNFHMADGLNMLPSTLQLVQYSGNLPMVAKPIYGILSDAVYIGGAHRIPYISIGVFLQVLAWGQLALIAAASEALPAIMACVLLSNVGASITEVAKDALVAEYGQRNRIPGLQSYAFMASAAGAILGNLIGGYFLLKTQQPKLMFLAFSALLALQLAVTSATREESLVLAQSLNYSAVREPITEIFRKQYSDLMIAVREESIARPLIWIFVSILAVPALSGSIFCYQSQCLNLDPSVIGMSKVIGHMILLSLTVLYDRFGKRVPMRKLISVVQITYAASLLLDLVLVKQLNLKMGIPNEWFALCFSGLAETIAIFKLLPFHVLFASLAPSGFEGSLMSFLASALCLSSIFSGFLGVALANFLGITSGDYSNLHVGILIQFIAALLPLGWLSYVPMAQPASEKERKRSVSKRTRKNRRVGKVVVDSFYSYRRKRESDFLR from the exons ATGGTTTGTTCACTAGTTTCCAGTGCAAACCCATTATTCTCCAATGTCCAAAACTTCAGAAAAAACCAATCTTTATCATGTTTGAACAAGTTTGTTTCTTGTTGTTATCAGCAAAATCTTtatcccaaaacacatctgataAAGATAATAGGCCCTCAGAAAAAAGTTGAGCAAGTTTCTCTTCCTAATAATGTCAAGAAAAAATGTTTTTTTGAGGAAAAGATTGGGTTTTCTCAAATGGGAAGTCAACAAAATATGGCAATATTGTgtggggttgggtattgggtacAGGGTTTTAGGTGTTTTCCTTGGTTGGCCCTTAATTTTCACATGGCAGATGGATTAAATATGCTTCCATCTACATTACAACTTGTGCAGTACTCTGGGAATTTACCTATGGTTGCTAAGCCTATTTATGGTATTTTGTCTGATGCAGTTTATATTGGTGGTGCTCATAGAATACCTTATATTTCTATTGGAG TTTTCCTCCAGGTTTTGGCTTGGGGTCAATTGGCATTAATCGCTGCTGCAAGTGAAGCGCTTCCTGCTATTATGGCATGTGTTCTTCTTAGCAACGTCGGAGCATCCATTACAGAAGTTGCCAAAGATGCTCTAGTGGCTGAGTATGGTCAAAGAAACAGAATTCCTGGTCTACAATCTTATGCATTTATGGCTTCAGCTGCCGGTGCAATTTTAGGTAATTTGATTGGAGGATATTTCCTACTCAAAACACAGCAACCTAAGTTAATGTTTCTAGCCTTTTCCGCTCTGCTTGCTCTGCAACTAGCAGTGACTTCAGCTACCAGAGAAGAGTCCCTTGTTTTAGCTCAATCATTAAATTACTCTGCTGTTAGGGAACCAATCACGGAAATATTTCGAAAACAGTATTCGGATCTTATGATAGCAGTTAGAGAAGAAAGTATTGCTCGGCCTCTTATATGGATTTTTGTGTCCATTTTAGCAGTCCCAGCCCTCTCCGGATCTATCTTTTGTTATCAGTCACAATGCCTAAATCTTGATCCATCAGTTATAGGGATGTCAAAGGTGATAGGCCATATGATACTTCTATCTTTGACAGTCTTGTATGATCGGTTTGGCAAAAGGGTTCCAATGAGAAAACTGATTAGCGTCGTGCAGATTACATATGCTGCTTCTCTTCTTCTTGACCTTGTACTTGTAAAGCAGCTTAATCTCAAAATGGGAATTCCAAATGAATGGTTTGCTCTTTGCTTCTCGGGTCTAGCAGAAACTATTGCAATTTTTAAGCTCTTGCCGTTCCATGTGCTGTTTGCAAGTTTGGCTCCATCTGGCTTTGAAGGATCTCTCATGTCTTTCTTGGCATCGGCTCTGTGTTTGTCTTCAATATTTAGTGGGTTTCTAGGTGTTGCTCTGGCTAATTTCCTTGGTATAACGTCCGGTGACTACTCAAATCTGCATGTTGGGATACTTATCCAGTTTATTGCAGCACTACTGCCGCTGGGATGGCTCAGTTATGTCCCTATGGCTCAACCTGCATCTGAAAAGGAAAGGAAGAGAAGTGTAAGTAAAAGAACGAGAAAAAACAGAAGGGTAGGGAAAGTAGTTGTTGATTCATTCTATTCTTATAGACGCAAAAGAGAATCTGATTTTCTGAGATGA
- the LOC104232853 gene encoding probable folate-biopterin transporter 8, chloroplastic isoform X2, whose translation MVFCLMQFILVVLIEYLIFLLEVLAWGQLALIAAASEALPAIMACVLLSNVGASITEVAKDALVAEYGQRNRIPGLQSYAFMASAAGAILGNLIGGYFLLKTQQPKLMFLAFSALLALQLAVTSATREESLVLAQSLNYSAVREPITEIFRKQYSDLMIAVREESIARPLIWIFVSILAVPALSGSIFCYQSQCLNLDPSVIGMSKVIGHMILLSLTVLYDRFGKRVPMRKLISVVQITYAASLLLDLVLVKQLNLKMGIPNEWFALCFSGLAETIAIFKLLPFHVLFASLAPSGFEGSLMSFLASALCLSSIFSGFLGVALANFLGITSGDYSNLHVGILIQFIAALLPLGWLSYVPMAQPASEKERKRSVSKRTRKNRRVGKVVVDSFYSYRRKRESDFLR comes from the exons ATGGTATTTTGTCTGATGCAGTTTATATTGGTGGTGCTCATAGAATACCTTATATTTCTATTGGAG GTTTTGGCTTGGGGTCAATTGGCATTAATCGCTGCTGCAAGTGAAGCGCTTCCTGCTATTATGGCATGTGTTCTTCTTAGCAACGTCGGAGCATCCATTACAGAAGTTGCCAAAGATGCTCTAGTGGCTGAGTATGGTCAAAGAAACAGAATTCCTGGTCTACAATCTTATGCATTTATGGCTTCAGCTGCCGGTGCAATTTTAGGTAATTTGATTGGAGGATATTTCCTACTCAAAACACAGCAACCTAAGTTAATGTTTCTAGCCTTTTCCGCTCTGCTTGCTCTGCAACTAGCAGTGACTTCAGCTACCAGAGAAGAGTCCCTTGTTTTAGCTCAATCATTAAATTACTCTGCTGTTAGGGAACCAATCACGGAAATATTTCGAAAACAGTATTCGGATCTTATGATAGCAGTTAGAGAAGAAAGTATTGCTCGGCCTCTTATATGGATTTTTGTGTCCATTTTAGCAGTCCCAGCCCTCTCCGGATCTATCTTTTGTTATCAGTCACAATGCCTAAATCTTGATCCATCAGTTATAGGGATGTCAAAGGTGATAGGCCATATGATACTTCTATCTTTGACAGTCTTGTATGATCGGTTTGGCAAAAGGGTTCCAATGAGAAAACTGATTAGCGTCGTGCAGATTACATATGCTGCTTCTCTTCTTCTTGACCTTGTACTTGTAAAGCAGCTTAATCTCAAAATGGGAATTCCAAATGAATGGTTTGCTCTTTGCTTCTCGGGTCTAGCAGAAACTATTGCAATTTTTAAGCTCTTGCCGTTCCATGTGCTGTTTGCAAGTTTGGCTCCATCTGGCTTTGAAGGATCTCTCATGTCTTTCTTGGCATCGGCTCTGTGTTTGTCTTCAATATTTAGTGGGTTTCTAGGTGTTGCTCTGGCTAATTTCCTTGGTATAACGTCCGGTGACTACTCAAATCTGCATGTTGGGATACTTATCCAGTTTATTGCAGCACTACTGCCGCTGGGATGGCTCAGTTATGTCCCTATGGCTCAACCTGCATCTGAAAAGGAAAGGAAGAGAAGTGTAAGTAAAAGAACGAGAAAAAACAGAAGGGTAGGGAAAGTAGTTGTTGATTCATTCTATTCTTATAGACGCAAAAGAGAATCTGATTTTCTGAGATGA
- the LOC104232865 gene encoding uncharacterized protein, producing the protein MTSSIHGSSAVLHPSATTSAAFTGENCSIKSISLKRKSPPPPSSPSDEPSPKKITLHPPPSSSSTAAAAETVPEKTPSPAFSPFSSKRVSNKSPFSTCSTTTTYNPAISPLPFSRFTATQPHNNTLRRTLSEPPGFNSFTAFVTYMNFQSPENAKNSNISAVNWQRPLCRSISVPTNTDILVPAAVNLPLPSNPSLNSEKTTKRKILNQFLNEKNEADGKEDTSPGKEENHSNNFEGSKQFVNENETDDKGHSTASDKEYLSG; encoded by the exons ATGACTTCCAGCATTCACGGTTCCTCCGCCGTCCTCCACCCCTCTGCCACCACGTCAGCCGCCTTCACCGGTGAAAACTGCAGCATAAAGAGTATCTCTCTGAAGAGAAAATCTCCACCACCACCCTCTTCTCCTTCTGATGAACCCTCCCCCAAAAAAATCACTCTCCATCCACCACCATCCTCCTCCTCTACCGCCGCCGCCGCCGAAACGGTACCGGAAAAAACACCATCCCCTGCTTTTTCACCCTTTTCCTCCAAAAGGGTATCTAACAAATCACCATTCTCCACGTGTTCAACTACTACAACTTATAATCCGGCCATTTCACCACTCCCATTTTCAAGATTCACAGCAACGCAGCCGCACAATAACACTCTGCGGCGGACACTCTCAGAACCACCGGGTTTCAATTCTTTTACTGCTTTTGTTACGTACATGAATTTTCAGTCACCGGAAAATGCTAAGAACAGTAATATCTCTGCCGTTAATTGGCAACGTCCTCTTTGTAGATCAATTTCTGTTCCTACTAATACTGATATTCTGGTTCCGGCAGCTGTGAACCTGCCTTTGCCATCAAATCCATCACTTAATTCTGAAAAGACTACCAAAAGAAAG ATTTTAAATCAGTTTCTGAATGAAAAAAATGAAGCAGATGGTAAAGAAGATACTAGTCCTGGTAAGGAAGAGAATCACAGTAACAACTTTGAG GGCTCAAAACAGTTTGTGAATGAAAATGAAACTGATGATAAGGGGCACAGTACTGCTTCTGATAAAGAATACTTGTCGGGTTAA